DNA sequence from the Parasphaerochaeta coccoides DSM 17374 genome:
TCTTGAAAAAAGGCTTCGCTGTGATTTTTTATCGACCGGACGAATTTCTTACGACAGAAAAAAATGGAAATGTCGTAAGAAATGTCGTAAGAAATGTCGTAAGAAACAAGACTGAGCAGGCTGTTCTTATGGTTGTGAACAATAATTCGGAGTTAACGGCTGATGAAATCGCAAAAGCTATTTCAAAATCCTCAAGAACTGTGCAGAGGTATTTAGAAAGTTTGCAAAAGAAAAACCTCATCAGGCACGTTGGATCGACAAAAGTAGGAAAGTGGGAGGTCATTGATAATGCCGTTCTTGGGGATGAGCAATGAAATTTTGTGAAAGTGAAGCAGCAAACGCTTGGGAACAGCGGAAGATGGGCGATGTTGCTGATATTGTCCGTGGAGCAAGCCCTCGTCCCATCAATGATCCCAAGTGGTTTAGCGATAAATCTGACGTTGGCTGGTTGCGAATTTCAGAACGTGACTGAGCAAAATGGAAGAATCCATTACCTTGAACAACGTATTACGGCATGGAGGCGAAGGTGGCGGGAATGCCGTGAGCACTCCCGCTAAGAATACTATACAAAATCATAGGTGAATATAAGGGAACGCTCCCGACTGCTGTGTGCCGTGAAAGCGCGTCATCGACACAGGGAAGTCCCGTAGGGAAATCGTACAAGACGAAACGGTTCCTGTCGAGAGAGGAACGTGTTCTTCAACGAGAACGCGCGCGTGACCGTACAGGACGATGGAAGGGACTTGCATGATTCCCTTGTTTGTGGTAGCCCTCATACAGGCAAAGGATGCACTGCATCAAGGAGAACGGCTATGAAAGCCAAAGAATACTTGAGTCGCATGAGTCGGGAGCTTCTCGACCATAAATTTATCCTTTATATGGTAAAATGTGTCATGGGAACGGGTATTTGCTACCTGTTCTATGCCTTATGGCCAGAAAGACACTTACACTGGTCAATCATTTCCGTTCTTCTTGTCTTGGCTCCCGACCGGCAGGATTCACTGACACTCTCCGTGATGCGCATGAAAGCGAACATTGTCGGCGGACTGATGGGACTTTTCGTGTTCGTGGTTCCCTTTCCCCAGATAATCGCATTGCTTTCAGGAGTCTTCCTTACTATCTTGGCGTGCAAGTTGTTGCTGGCGGAGAGTTCGACCCGTAGCGCCATGGCCGCGCTAATCATCGTCTCCTTGATGGAAGGGGATGCCGGAGGCTGGCTCGTTGCCTTGGACAGGATGCTTTCCGTCCTCATAGGATGCGTAGTCGCTTTAGCCTTGACTGTCATGTTCGACGCAGTGGACAAAAAATCCACCACATCGGCGAAGGGGGAGTAAATGGGTTTCTCAATCATCAAAGGGGACATCACCCACCAGAGCGTCGATGCCATCGTCAATGCAGCGAATACCCGGTTGCTTGGGGGCAGCGGGGTAGATGGAGCCATACATGCCGCCGCGGGTCCCCAGTTGCTTGAAGAATGCCGTACCTTGGGAGGCTGTGAGACAGGCAAGGCTAAGATTACCGACGGCTACCTGCTTCCGGCACGCCATGTCATCCATACTCCCGGCCCCATATGGCATGGAGGCAGGAAAGGTGAGAGCCTCCTTCTTGCCGGGAGCTATCGCAACAGTTTGGAGCTTGCTGCCACATGGAGCTGCTTGACCGTAGCATTCCCCTCCATCAGTACAGGTGCTTATGGGTATCCTGTGGACAAGGCAGCGCTAGTCGCGGTTTCCACAATTCTTGACTTCCTGCCGACGCATCCTGAAATGAACATCACCATGGTTTGCTGGACGGATGAGGATAAGGCGGCATACGAAAAGGCATACAAGAAAGTGCTGAAGGACAGGGAAAAGAAGGAACCTCATCGTTACGACTAAATATATCAAACTTGGTTCAAGCTGCCTGGAATATGAAGATTGGTATGTGGATATGGACGCACTTATGTCGTCTGCTCCCAGTCAGGCATATCAGCCCCTTGTATAGTCTCTCCGGCAAAATCAAAGCGGAGGGTTTTTGCGGGGGGGGGGGCTGACACCATACCCACCGGCTGCCGCTGCCGGAAGAAAAACAAGAGCCGCTACTCATGCATCACGCAGTGTGCAGCGGCTCTTCTGGTACCAGCAGCGCATTCAGAGTAAAAGTAAAAATAGCGGGAGTATTGGAGCCTTATTTACCATGTGACGGAAATATCTCCGCTTGTGGTGTGGATTTCCAGGTTGGACTCAGCTTTTCCATAGCTTATGTTCAGATTCCGTGACCCGTGAGATTCCTGCAAGATGAGCGTTCCGCTGATTGAAGACAGTTTCGCCTTCATCGATGGTTCTTCCGTGAAAGCAACCGTGATGTTACCGCTGGTAGATTGCGCTTCCAGTGCGGAGAAGCGAGGGGAGACGGAGCGTAGTGTGATGTCCCCACTGACCGTGGACAGCTCATAATCCTCCGCTTTGTTCTCCTTGACGTGGATTGTGCTGCTTATCGTTTCGACTGTCAGCTTTCTGGCGGAAATGCCATCTCCCTTCATGTTTCCAGACAACGAGTTCAGCTTTACTGAAGACGCATCCAGCCTGCCGAACGTTACATCCCCGCTTGTTGTCTTGATTCCCAACTCATCCTGTACTGATATGTCACTCTTGATATCGATGTCTCCGCTGACAGTCTTCATGCTCAGATCTGAGACCTGCGTTCCTTCCGGAACCGTGATGATTAGCGTGACATCATTGCTGCTGATGGTGTAGAGGGGAAAAGTGAAGAAAAAGGATTTCCGTGGGTAACGTAAGGAAATTTCGACCGTGGAGCCTGAACGAATGACCTTCAGGATACAGTCAATCTTCCCTGTGCCTGATACCTCGGCGCTCACCTTGGAGACACCGGGAGATGTGCGTAAGACTATATTGTCACTCACAGTCTCTATCTTCAAGGAATCACCGGAAGAAAAAGACATTGTTTCGCTCTGGTTGGCGGGATACTGTATCCTTCTTGTTGCCCCGAAGCATGAACGGATAATCCCGAAGGAGCCAAACACGATGATAATAACGATCAGTCCTATTTTCAGACTGCGGGATTCTTTGAAACGATTCATGAGCTCTTACATCCTTTCCTGGAACTTGTCGTCCCAGGCTTTTTCCTTGTCGAACATCCTGTCTTCCATTTCCTCTACCCGCGTCTTCAAGTCCTCATAACGCTTGCGGAGCTTTTCTTCCTTGTCTGAGGGAGCAGGATCTTCCTCCTCCTCGACTTCACGCCAGGATGATGTGTACTCTTTTGTGTAATCTCTCTCTTTTGCCCGCTTGTCCCTGAATGCGGTCCGTGATGAACGGTCCCTTTCCTCATAGGGGTTGAGCGGCAGTATCAACGCGGCAATGAAGTAAATGAGGGCAAAGGGAAAGAAACCGGAGAAGACCATGATGAGGATGCAGATGAGGCGGACAGTTCTGACAGGCAGTTCCCTCCAGTCCGCAAGACCTTTGCAGACTCCGAATACCTCGCCATAGCGGGAACGATATAAACGATGTGTTGCCATGATGATTTCCTTATATGTTATATGTTAATGAAGGTCGGTTTTATGGCCGTTTTTCTTTTCCGCGGCATTCTTTTCCGCGAGAACAGTATCCAGGTTCTCCACTCGTTTCAATAAATCTTCTATGCCTTTCTCAAGATCCTGGCGGCTCTGGTGTGTACCGGAGCCTTTAAATTCCTGGAAACCTGTGGATTCCTGGAAAGAATATCCCTTAGTCCGGCGGCTTCCTTTCATGCGGGAATATGTCCCAGGAGCAACGCCTGCTTCAAGCTCTTTCTCCCTGAGGAGAAACTCCAGTTGTTTTGCCTTGAGGCGGTTGTTGGAGATTTTTTTT
Encoded proteins:
- a CDS encoding FUSC family protein, whose translation is MKAKEYLSRMSRELLDHKFILYMVKCVMGTGICYLFYALWPERHLHWSIISVLLVLAPDRQDSLTLSVMRMKANIVGGLMGLFVFVVPFPQIIALLSGVFLTILACKLLLAESSTRSAMAALIIVSLMEGDAGGWLVALDRMLSVLIGCVVALALTVMFDAVDKKSTTSAKGE
- a CDS encoding O-acetyl-ADP-ribose deacetylase, which codes for MGFSIIKGDITHQSVDAIVNAANTRLLGGSGVDGAIHAAAGPQLLEECRTLGGCETGKAKITDGYLLPARHVIHTPGPIWHGGRKGESLLLAGSYRNSLELAATWSCLTVAFPSISTGAYGYPVDKAALVAVSTILDFLPTHPEMNITMVCWTDEDKAAYEKAYKKVLKDREKKEPHRYD
- a CDS encoding DUF4097 family beta strand repeat-containing protein, translated to MNRFKESRSLKIGLIVIIIVFGSFGIIRSCFGATRRIQYPANQSETMSFSSGDSLKIETVSDNIVLRTSPGVSKVSAEVSGTGKIDCILKVIRSGSTVEISLRYPRKSFFFTFPLYTISSNDVTLIITVPEGTQVSDLSMKTVSGDIDIKSDISVQDELGIKTTSGDVTFGRLDASSVKLNSLSGNMKGDGISARKLTVETISSTIHVKENKAEDYELSTVSGDITLRSVSPRFSALEAQSTSGNITVAFTEEPSMKAKLSSISGTLILQESHGSRNLNISYGKAESNLEIHTTSGDISVTW
- a CDS encoding PspC domain-containing protein produces the protein MATHRLYRSRYGEVFGVCKGLADWRELPVRTVRLICILIMVFSGFFPFALIYFIAALILPLNPYEERDRSSRTAFRDKRAKERDYTKEYTSSWREVEEEEDPAPSDKEEKLRKRYEDLKTRVEEMEDRMFDKEKAWDDKFQERM